In the genome of Parasteatoda tepidariorum isolate YZ-2023 chromosome 10, CAS_Ptep_4.0, whole genome shotgun sequence, the window tttattcttatttgatttaactactattttctaaaagaaaactttcttaAACTCTCCCAAACAAAATCTGGCGAATTTCTTTGGattcctttcttatttttaaatgtattttttgcttttgtttttaattaacacGACAACGTtgcttttttcaataataaaaaaatgaacggaagttaataatttttaaaaaaataaattgctattttttacttaaaaacaaatgtttcctacttaaaaataagttaggtGTGAAATCTCTAACATTGCCATGACAactagaaagaaagaaatgggACCGCTTTTGGAATGAAGCGTCGCTTTCTTGGCCCATTAAAATCCActtttttctctcaaacttCACCAttctattttagattttatttcacgCATACAGAGAgctatttacaattatttcgcTAGCACAAAAGTCTGCTTACAAATATcagctttattatttatgtttattttaattaggttagcattttttatgtttattatataaagatatattaaatacattctatttattcgtaaatatttattagacaAGTAAGAATATGTAGctattttaaactgtaataaaaactGTAAGTCTCCTTTTTATTGGCTGAGTACCAGAATACTTGGATTCTAAATTTGGAGCGAATTTCGCCAAATTAACACCAAAACAGTTCATATTGTATATAGAGTATATTTAATGAGAATTAAAGCAAAAagttaactttcttaaaaaaaaaatattgaaattaacgTTTTAAAGGATACGATTAAAATAACTGTTAGTAGTTTACAATCGGGAGCCCCTCTCATTTTTGGCGAATTACAagcaaataaatacataaactaAGATCAATCACATAAAGGTAAACAAAAATGTGGTAATCTGAAGGTGATGTCATTGAAAGCAAAGACCACAATGTATATCATGGTAACCAGAAATGagatttcattaaaactgaCAGAAAATTGTCGCCAAACCAAGAAGTCCCCGATTCAACACTAGAGTCAAGGAATTGGTAGCAcactttatttgcaaaaatgatttaacataGAAATTTTGGTTTAGATGAAACTGATCGACGGGGCTTAACACGAGTACCCAAAAATGTATTACTTTGGAAGCATGGTACATGAATATAATAgaagatgaatttttaaattctttattttcgaaAGGATGAAACGTTAAAGTATTAATCCAAGACagtataaatatcaaaaatcagtaaataacagtaaaaaatttaggactgaaaacaatttctaaaagtCAACAGCTAATAGGAAAATTTTCGTTGGTAAATTTGGCTCACAAATGCAGTTCAAGATGTCAAATATTcgtacaaattaaaattcagtcaAAGAAAAGTTCAAAACTATCGTCTTTGTAGCAACTTACTGTTTAAGAACGTgataagattataaaattattaaaagtttaatcaaaACTTGTGTACATTTTGAGAGCTTTAGTACCTTCAGAAGTAGCGTGTGAGGCCAAAACAGCAGGTAGTAACAAACGTACAGCAGTCTGGAGAACTCGGCTTGTAATGGTCGAACATTTATTGTAATGAACCAAACGTGAGGACTCGACagcaatatttgtaaaaatatcatttataaagtCATTCATGATACGCATTGCCTTGCTGGAAATACTGATATTTGGGTGCAACTGTTTCAAAACTTTGTAGATGTAACTGCTGAAACTTTCTTTCCTCCTCTTTCGTTTTTTGCATCTGTCACTAATACGAATAGCTTTTTGAGTTTTTCCAACTTTATGAGCAATCAATCCAACTTTCATAACAGCTGTTTCAGCTTTTACAGATTTTTCAATGACCTTTCCACTTGGTACAGGGGGCATATTTAGCGTTCATCAACACTTGGGTttgaattgcaattaaaaagtaGCGATCGTTGCCTTTTCTAATCTAAGGCTGAACTAGATCAGGAATATATCAAGTTTGGGTTTattcatttaatcatttatttttaaagataaaaacacGTAGTTTGCGCAGTTCCgtaaaaactgattattttatttctccaataaagcattatcaaaattttttggcaACACCAAATTTAAGGAAACTTTGATATGATATGAGGACAGCTTATTTGAGATGACCGAATTgatcaagaattaaaaaaaaaaatacatttatctttGTCATCAACTGCATTACcccaaattataaaattatttggttaAAGTGTAGAATCGGGGGCCCttatttaagatttgaaaatacatatataggaagaaaaaaaacccaagAACCAATCACATAACGGTAAATGGAAATTGTGGTAACCTGGTGCTAACGTCATTAAAAGCAAAGACAGCAAGAAAAGAATATCACGGTAACCAGAACTGCgtttcagcaaaattttacaattgaaatttgtcTCCAAACCAAGGGGCACCCGATTTTACcctttaatcttttatttacataGGTTTCCACAAACTGGTTTGTTCATTAGCTTACACGTTAATAAGTGTTTAAGCATATCGGATTAAACTTAAAGTTATGAAGCCCAactccattttatttataacaattcgTGGAAGAAATGGAACACTTATTTTCTAAGTTgtattgctttattttcaatCCATTTGCTTGTCTGTAATGTTtaccacatttatttatttttaaaagttatgagcGTTCCAATTGTTTTTTGTCAGTGCTTTGAAATTCGCATTAACGTAGTCAACCTACACTAGTTCGGGTCTGTCTCTGGTTCGGGTTccaattggtttaaaattaaaaaatcaagaagtTAGAGACGAGGAGCCTATTCGACAGATGTGTCCAGCAAGTTCGATTCGCTTTATAaggtttataatatttaagcaatatttcacaaaaaaaaaaaattcttttcatattatttatatttcattattattttctatagcGTCTTGAACAACAATTTCTtactaaaattatcattgtataaattaataaaccaggcaatttaattctaaattgaaattcattgcagtcatttttaagaacaaaagcTCTTAATTTCATCACGTTTTATATTAAGATAACAGCTTAAAAGTGATTATACCGGTAACTAGTATTACATAAGTAGGCCACAGTTTCGCCTGTTCTATCTCGTAGAACAAAGGAACGAAAAATTCACCCTCGCCCGAATTCCATCATAGTGTATGACAGTCTTGTACGCCAGATCAGATTTTTGCTTTATCTATATCAGTTTCGAATTCGGGGAGGTTGTCGACCTGGGGCTGAAAGACAGGACAGGGGCGGACCCATTCCAAGCCCTCTTCTAGAACACCTTCACACACGAAGATAATGATCGCcaaatttaagacaaaaaacgATGTGGCACCGGTGTTGTCAGATACGAGATAAAAGCGGTAACCTCGCCTATTGTATCCGTGGATTGTCAACTAACGAGAATTCTTTTTTCTGGTATAGATCCTTAAAACACTGAGAACATGAACTTTTCACCCgaattttcaacaattattttggagaaaaaaaatttttgtcttataaCATTTAATAGGAGTTAAAATGATGCAACTACTACTActgattccccccccccatttattttttcgctaattccttgttttatttatggaataaaaattcttagatACTCGGTGTCTTATTGAGAAGCAAATATAAAGGGTAATAGAATATGACGAAGCAAAATTTAAAGGGTGATAGAATATGATGAAGAACAATTTAAAGGACCATAGAACATGAAGCAAAATTTGAAGGGCGATAGAACATGGTGAAGCACAATTCAAAGTGTGATAGATTATGATGAAGCAAGCATATTTAGAAGTGGAACACAACGTctcaaatgcaaataaatttcacaaCAGAGAACTATTTTTCAGTACATTAACCTATTGTTGCGTAAACACAACATTCTGTAGTGATGTGAATAGTGTCTTAATGAAAAAGGA includes:
- the LOC107441600 gene encoding histone H2B-like, translating into MPPVPSGKVIEKSVKAETAVMKVGLIAHKVGKTQKAIRISDRCKKRKRRKESFSSYIYKVLKQLHPNISISSKAMRIMNDFINDIFTNIAVESSRLVHYNKCSTITSRVLQTAVRLLLPAVLASHATSEGTKALKMYTSFD